One genomic window of Sporocytophaga myxococcoides DSM 11118 includes the following:
- the urtC gene encoding urea ABC transporter permease subunit UrtC, whose protein sequence is MKKYLTSDALFYIILITIFLIVLPLGNILGFVSNNTISLWGRYFCFAIAALGIDLIWGYTGVLSMCQAFFFCLGGYSIAMHMLLSASGKGIYSAAIPDFMVWNQVETLPLFWEPFHSFGLSLLLALALPAFFAFLFGFIVFRSRIKGVYFAIITQALALAVWLIFLRNETMLGGTNGLTDFKSLLGFELSSPKTKLGLYLIAFLTLCGTFLFCRWLVNSKFGKVLVGILDSESRLSFTAYNVVNYKVAVFVIAAILAAIGGVLYAPQTGIITPGRMDVKASVEMVMWVALGGRGRLKGAIIGALLVNYLYSVCTSLFPESWLYILGVLFILTVLFFEKGFWGLIEMLEAKLTGWSPAKGSESLKANI, encoded by the coding sequence ATGAAGAAATACTTAACATCAGACGCATTATTCTACATCATATTAATAACAATATTTCTCATAGTGCTCCCTTTGGGAAATATACTGGGATTTGTTTCTAACAACACAATTTCCCTTTGGGGGCGTTATTTCTGCTTTGCCATTGCAGCACTCGGAATTGATCTGATCTGGGGTTATACGGGAGTCTTATCAATGTGCCAGGCATTCTTTTTCTGTCTTGGAGGCTATTCAATTGCTATGCACATGTTACTTAGCGCAAGTGGCAAAGGTATTTATAGTGCTGCGATACCTGATTTCATGGTTTGGAATCAGGTGGAAACATTACCACTGTTTTGGGAGCCTTTTCATTCGTTCGGTCTTTCATTGCTATTGGCATTGGCTTTGCCTGCCTTCTTCGCTTTCTTGTTTGGGTTCATTGTATTCAGAAGCAGAATCAAAGGAGTTTATTTTGCAATTATTACTCAAGCCCTAGCATTGGCTGTATGGTTGATATTTCTGAGGAATGAAACAATGCTAGGCGGAACAAACGGACTGACAGATTTTAAAAGTTTATTAGGATTCGAATTGTCAAGTCCAAAAACTAAACTAGGTCTTTACCTCATAGCTTTTCTTACGCTTTGCGGTACATTTTTATTCTGTAGATGGCTTGTGAATTCCAAGTTTGGGAAAGTGCTGGTGGGTATACTGGATAGCGAATCCAGATTAAGTTTTACTGCTTATAATGTTGTGAATTATAAGGTGGCAGTATTCGTCATTGCTGCAATCCTCGCAGCAATTGGCGGAGTGCTGTACGCTCCGCAGACAGGTATCATTACTCCTGGAAGGATGGATGTGAAGGCTTCTGTCGAAATGGTAATGTGGGTTGCTCTTGGTGGCAGAGGAAGATTAAAAGGTGCAATCATCGGAGCTTTGCTGGTAAATTATCTTTACAGTGTTTGTACCAGCTTGTTCCCGGAATCATGGTTATACATCCTTGGAGTATTATTTATTCTTACGGTTCTTTTCTTTGAAAAAGGTTTCTGGGGTTTGATAGAAATGCTAGAGGCTAAGCTGACCGGATGGTCACCTGCCAAAGGAAGTGAAAGTTTAAAAGCTAACATCTGA
- the urtB gene encoding urea ABC transporter permease subunit UrtB, translating into MKYIFYFLLVLALPLRLLAGYAVNDTQLQVNTLISGSDSSKAIAINKLVESEKTEVYPLLSAINDKKLFIYNNILATLGEKQISEDGSEKFKILQVYPECKELSSADGNTLLLPLSELKEVEFSRSNRLLLAPIIPYLNLLSPEVEKRKLAYSQFQGLKDKAILPKLYSAIDQEKNKEILRLGKETIFSIQLNSASEASRKMWIDSLALNWGPNTQSILEQYASTQTDADVKALALLKAGELQSKHERLRMFQNLFSGLSLGSILIMIALGLSIVYGLAGVINMAHGEFLMIGAYTTYCIQSIMSPASDLFFWISLPLAFIVAGFWGFVIERLIIRHLYSRPLESMLATWGVGLVLVQIARSLFGDLTAVRTPAVLSGGWEVVQHLVLPYNRLFIIFLSAFMITATYLVLYRSRLGLQIRAVTQNRKMSSCLGIETNKLDAMTFFLGSGLAGLAGAAMTLIGNVVPDMGQTYIVDSFLVVVTGGVGNIAGSIVSGFGIGFLFKILESFFQAVYGKVLILTLIILFLQYKPKGLFPDKGRIGED; encoded by the coding sequence ATGAAATATATATTCTACTTTCTGTTAGTACTTGCATTACCATTGCGCTTGCTGGCAGGCTATGCTGTAAACGACACACAGCTACAAGTGAATACGCTCATTTCAGGATCTGATTCTTCGAAGGCTATTGCAATCAATAAACTTGTCGAATCTGAAAAAACTGAAGTGTATCCATTGTTATCTGCTATCAATGATAAGAAGCTGTTTATTTATAATAACATTCTGGCAACGCTGGGTGAAAAGCAGATTTCAGAAGATGGTTCTGAAAAATTTAAAATATTACAGGTTTACCCTGAATGCAAAGAGTTGTCTTCAGCAGATGGCAATACTTTGTTACTTCCTTTGTCAGAATTGAAAGAAGTTGAGTTTAGCAGAAGTAACAGATTGTTGCTTGCTCCGATAATTCCCTATCTGAATTTACTAAGTCCTGAAGTTGAAAAAAGAAAGCTTGCTTATTCTCAGTTTCAGGGTTTAAAAGATAAGGCAATTCTTCCAAAGCTATATTCTGCAATTGATCAGGAGAAAAACAAGGAAATACTGAGGCTTGGAAAGGAAACAATATTTTCAATACAATTAAACTCAGCTTCAGAGGCTTCTCGGAAAATGTGGATAGACAGTCTTGCACTGAACTGGGGACCTAATACTCAATCGATTCTTGAACAGTATGCTTCAACTCAGACAGATGCTGACGTGAAAGCCCTTGCATTATTAAAGGCTGGTGAATTACAATCGAAGCATGAAAGACTGAGAATGTTCCAGAACTTATTCAGTGGGCTGAGCCTTGGAAGCATTCTGATTATGATTGCACTGGGACTTTCTATAGTTTATGGATTGGCTGGTGTGATCAATATGGCACATGGTGAGTTTCTTATGATAGGTGCCTATACCACATATTGTATACAAAGTATAATGAGTCCGGCATCAGATCTTTTTTTCTGGATATCACTTCCTCTTGCTTTTATAGTAGCTGGCTTCTGGGGATTTGTAATAGAAAGATTAATTATAAGACATCTTTACTCCAGACCTTTGGAAAGTATGTTAGCAACCTGGGGTGTTGGCTTAGTGCTTGTTCAGATTGCAAGGTCATTGTTTGGAGATCTCACTGCAGTCAGAACTCCTGCAGTTCTTTCCGGCGGTTGGGAGGTTGTGCAGCACCTTGTACTTCCTTATAACAGGTTGTTCATCATTTTTCTCAGTGCCTTTATGATCACTGCAACTTATCTGGTTTTGTACAGATCAAGATTAGGATTGCAGATTAGAGCAGTTACTCAAAACAGAAAAATGAGTTCTTGTCTTGGTATCGAAACAAATAAACTGGATGCTATGACTTTCTTTCTGGGGTCAGGTCTTGCAGGGCTTGCAGGAGCAGCAATGACATTAATAGGCAATGTCGTTCCTGATATGGGTCAGACTTACATAGTAGATTCTTTCCTTGTTGTAGTAACCGGAGGAGTTGGCAACATTGCCGGTTCAATAGTTTCTGGCTTCGGAATCGGATTTCTTTTTAAGATACTGGAATCATTCTTTCAGGCGGTATATGGGAAGGTACTGATATTGACACTGATTATATTATTCCTTCAGTATAAACCCAAAGGCTTGTTTCCTGATAAAGGAAGAATAGGTGAAGATTAG
- a CDS encoding HupE/UreJ family protein: MITPLLIGLSHSMETDHVVAVGNLVRIRRSFREEAILGATWGLGHTCSVMIGALSLSFVKNFIVFPGKFSFELFVGVMMVVIGIYRLFILSKREEEKNSSGNKTLFFNVGVVHGLAGSGSIAAMLAGRVEDQQEQILFLLLFGLGTIIGMGVITAAMTRLRFLQPKYLTWFSCLIAACSFIYGIKIISEQLY, encoded by the coding sequence ATGATAACACCTTTACTTATAGGCTTAAGCCATTCAATGGAAACAGATCATGTAGTGGCTGTAGGTAATCTTGTGCGCATCAGACGAAGCTTCCGGGAAGAAGCAATATTAGGTGCAACCTGGGGATTAGGTCATACATGCTCTGTTATGATCGGTGCTCTTTCTTTATCATTTGTTAAAAATTTTATAGTCTTCCCCGGGAAATTTTCTTTTGAACTCTTTGTAGGAGTGATGATGGTAGTGATTGGGATTTATCGCTTATTCATTCTTTCAAAACGTGAGGAAGAAAAGAATTCATCAGGTAATAAGACTTTGTTCTTCAATGTTGGTGTTGTTCATGGCCTGGCTGGCAGTGGCTCCATTGCTGCCATGCTCGCTGGCCGTGTTGAAGATCAGCAGGAACAAATACTCTTCCTTTTGCTATTCGGACTAGGCACTATAATAGGTATGGGAGTTATTACTGCAGCTATGACAAGATTGAGGTTTTTACAACCAAAATATCTGACTTGGTTTTCATGTCTTATTGCTGCGTGTTCTTTCATCTATGGGATCAAAATAATCAGCGAACAACTTTACTAA
- the urtE gene encoding urea ABC transporter ATP-binding subunit UrtE, translating into MEIILESNNLQAAYGQSTILWGVNFKAVKGKITTIMGRNGVGKTTLLKSIMGLVKVSNGSIKFQNEEIGELPPHKKARMGISYVPQGREIIPKLTVYENLKLGMEALGSKKGKLPEEEIYALFPILKDFRKRLGGNLSGGQQQQLALARAMVSNPSLILLDEPTEGIQPSIAMEIAQVLKSLAKEKDISVLLVEQKIDFAKQLTDYYYFMDRGKMVMEGGKEELEHQEIRKHLSV; encoded by the coding sequence ATGGAGATCATTCTCGAATCTAATAACCTGCAGGCAGCGTATGGGCAAAGCACGATTCTCTGGGGAGTTAATTTTAAAGCTGTTAAAGGTAAGATCACAACGATCATGGGTAGGAATGGAGTAGGGAAAACAACGCTACTGAAGAGTATCATGGGACTGGTGAAAGTTTCAAACGGAAGCATAAAATTCCAGAATGAAGAAATAGGAGAACTGCCTCCGCATAAGAAAGCCAGAATGGGTATTAGCTATGTTCCACAAGGCAGAGAGATTATTCCAAAATTAACTGTGTATGAAAATCTCAAACTTGGGATGGAAGCATTAGGTAGTAAGAAAGGCAAATTACCTGAAGAAGAAATTTATGCTTTGTTTCCGATTCTTAAAGATTTTAGAAAGAGGTTGGGTGGGAACCTGAGCGGTGGACAGCAGCAGCAGTTGGCACTGGCCAGAGCTATGGTTAGTAATCCATCGCTGATACTTCTTGATGAACCGACTGAAGGTATTCAGCCATCCATAGCAATGGAAATTGCACAGGTACTGAAAAGTCTGGCAAAGGAAAAAGATATTTCAGTGTTGTTGGTTGAACAGAAGATAGATTTTGCCAAACAGCTTACAGATTATTATTATTTTATGGATAGAGGTAAAATGGTGATGGAGGGTGGAAAAGAAGAGCTAGAGCATCAGGAAATAAGAAAACATTTATCTGTATAA
- the urtD gene encoding urea ABC transporter ATP-binding protein UrtD — translation MLNVKNLNVAFGGVKALDLHDFNVDMNELRVIIGPNGAGKSTFLDILCGKTQADDGEVIFDGNHILGKKEVDIANLGIARKFQKPSIFGSLTVYDNMLLAARMPKGIFKSMFFKMSSELKDRIYQVARMVRLDIHLSKLAGNLSHGQKQWLEIAIVMLQDPKLLLIDEPAAGMSDEETYRTGELLTDLAKHHCVIVIEHDMSFVEQIANRLVSVLVRGKLLMEGSFAEVRNDQRVIDCYLGRTNTQLE, via the coding sequence ATGCTGAATGTAAAAAATCTAAATGTAGCCTTTGGCGGTGTGAAGGCTCTTGATCTTCATGATTTTAATGTGGACATGAATGAGCTCAGAGTCATCATTGGTCCTAACGGTGCAGGTAAATCAACTTTCCTGGACATCCTATGCGGAAAGACCCAAGCAGATGATGGTGAAGTTATCTTTGATGGAAATCATATTCTTGGAAAGAAAGAGGTAGATATCGCCAATCTTGGTATTGCAAGAAAATTTCAAAAGCCCTCAATATTTGGAAGTCTGACAGTATATGATAATATGCTTCTTGCTGCCAGAATGCCTAAAGGTATATTCAAATCTATGTTCTTTAAAATGTCATCAGAACTTAAAGACAGAATTTATCAGGTGGCAAGAATGGTAAGGCTTGACATTCATTTGAGCAAGCTTGCAGGAAACCTATCACATGGACAAAAGCAATGGCTTGAGATAGCTATTGTAATGCTGCAGGATCCAAAGCTTTTGCTTATTGACGAACCGGCGGCCGGTATGTCTGATGAAGAAACCTATAGAACTGGCGAATTGCTTACAGACCTTGCTAAGCATCATTGTGTGATTGTTATTGAGCATGATATGAGTTTTGTGGAACAGATTGCAAACCGACTGGTAAGTGTGCTAGTGAGAGGTAAACTATTAATGGAAGGTTCATTTGCTGAAGTAAGGAATGATCAGCGCGTGATAGATTGCTATCTTGGCAGAACAAATACTCAGTTAGAATAA
- the urtA gene encoding urea ABC transporter substrate-binding protein → MKTPFKSKTLFKLLSLTLAAGLLFSSCSGSKDSASEQEKTAEASSEETIKIGVLHSLSGTMAISEVSLKDVIEMAVEEINASGGVLGKKVEPVIVDPASDWDLFAEKSKELILDKKVAAVFGCWTSVSRKSVLPVFEEHNSLLFYPVQYEGEECSANVIYSGATPNQQLIPAAEYLMSEKGGGYKKFYLLGTDYVFPRTANKILKAFLLSKGVPKENIIEEYTPFHHQDYQTIVSKVKKFAAGGKACVLSTVNGDSNVPFYKEFANQGLTAAMCPIMAFSVAEDELRSMDTEFLVGHLAAWNYYQSVESPENKLFVENFKKFCEKKGLPGGKGRVTDDPICWAYTDIYLWKNAVEKAGSIEIEKMRPALYGLEFKSPGGLVKMSEKNHHLAKPVMIGEIRSDGQFDIIWKTDGLVEPEPWSKLTSPDKDCDHVSHGGTYTFKN, encoded by the coding sequence ATGAAAACACCATTTAAATCAAAGACTCTGTTTAAGTTACTGTCGCTCACGCTGGCAGCAGGTCTCTTGTTTTCTTCATGTTCAGGTTCTAAAGATTCTGCATCGGAGCAAGAAAAAACAGCTGAAGCAAGTTCAGAAGAAACAATCAAAATTGGGGTACTGCACTCTTTAAGTGGTACTATGGCTATCTCTGAAGTTTCTCTGAAAGATGTTATAGAAATGGCAGTGGAAGAGATCAATGCTTCCGGAGGCGTTCTTGGTAAAAAAGTAGAACCCGTTATTGTGGATCCTGCATCTGATTGGGATCTGTTTGCAGAGAAGTCAAAAGAACTTATACTGGATAAAAAAGTGGCCGCAGTATTTGGCTGTTGGACTTCGGTTTCCAGAAAGTCTGTGTTGCCTGTGTTTGAGGAGCATAATAGCCTTTTATTTTACCCTGTACAATATGAAGGTGAAGAGTGCTCAGCAAATGTAATTTATTCTGGCGCTACGCCAAACCAACAATTAATACCAGCTGCAGAATACCTTATGAGTGAAAAAGGTGGTGGATATAAGAAGTTCTATTTATTAGGAACAGATTATGTTTTCCCAAGAACAGCTAATAAAATCCTTAAAGCATTTCTCCTTTCAAAAGGTGTTCCTAAAGAAAACATCATCGAAGAGTATACTCCCTTTCATCATCAGGACTATCAGACTATTGTTTCCAAGGTGAAGAAGTTTGCTGCCGGCGGCAAGGCTTGTGTACTAAGTACTGTAAACGGTGACTCTAACGTGCCATTCTATAAAGAATTTGCAAATCAAGGATTAACTGCAGCGATGTGTCCTATTATGGCCTTCTCTGTTGCTGAGGATGAATTGCGTTCTATGGATACAGAGTTTCTAGTAGGTCACCTGGCTGCATGGAATTATTACCAGTCTGTTGAATCTCCTGAGAACAAACTTTTTGTTGAGAACTTTAAGAAGTTCTGTGAGAAGAAAGGCTTGCCAGGAGGTAAAGGTCGTGTAACTGACGATCCTATCTGCTGGGCTTACACTGATATCTACCTTTGGAAAAATGCCGTAGAAAAAGCAGGTTCCATTGAAATAGAAAAAATGCGTCCTGCACTGTATGGTTTGGAATTCAAATCTCCTGGTGGACTTGTAAAAATGAGCGAGAAGAACCATCACCTGGCTAAGCCTGTAATGATTGGTGAAATAAGAAGCGATGGCCAGTTTGATATCATTTGGAAAACGGATGGTCTTGTTGAGCCTGAGCCATGGTCTAAACTAACTTCCCCCGACAAAGATTGCGATCACGTAAGTCACGGTGGTACATATACCTTTAAAAATTAA